A genomic window from Herbiconiux aconitum includes:
- a CDS encoding alpha-E domain-containing protein — MLSRIAESLFWIGRYIERSDGTARILDVHLQLLLEDPWIEENLACRSLLSVMGSDVPDDSRSLTRSDVLATLAVDRTHPASIAYSLGAARENARRAREIVSTELWECLNTTRARMPRKVAHEKTHEFFGWVRDRAALAVGIVESSASRDEAWHFFTLGRSIERADMTARLLATRSLTEASGPSWTTILRSCGAYEAYLRTYRGVPSARNAAEFLLLDRLFPRSILYSVTRAEQCLRDLAPRNERVGVSDSAQRLLGQIRSQLEYRPIADILQELPRHMDGVQEATSATSEAVRQRYFPTNSAPSWIGESA; from the coding sequence ATGCTCTCGCGGATCGCGGAATCCTTGTTCTGGATCGGCCGCTACATCGAACGCTCCGACGGCACAGCCCGCATCCTCGACGTGCACCTGCAGTTGCTGCTCGAAGACCCCTGGATCGAGGAGAACCTGGCCTGCCGCTCCCTCCTCTCGGTGATGGGCAGCGACGTTCCCGATGACAGCCGCTCGCTCACCCGCTCCGACGTGCTCGCGACGCTCGCCGTCGACCGCACGCATCCGGCGTCCATCGCCTACTCGCTCGGCGCCGCTCGCGAGAACGCCCGGCGGGCGCGCGAGATCGTGTCGACCGAGCTCTGGGAGTGCCTCAACACGACCCGCGCCCGGATGCCGCGGAAGGTCGCCCACGAGAAGACCCACGAGTTCTTCGGCTGGGTGCGCGACCGGGCGGCGCTCGCCGTGGGCATCGTGGAGTCGTCGGCGAGCCGCGACGAGGCCTGGCACTTCTTCACCCTCGGTCGCTCGATCGAACGCGCCGACATGACGGCGCGACTGCTCGCGACCCGCTCGTTGACCGAGGCGTCGGGGCCGTCGTGGACGACGATCCTCCGATCCTGCGGCGCCTACGAGGCGTATCTGCGCACCTATCGCGGGGTGCCCTCGGCGCGCAATGCGGCGGAGTTCCTCCTGCTCGACCGGCTGTTCCCCCGCTCCATCCTCTACTCGGTCACGCGGGCCGAGCAGTGCCTGCGCGACCTCGCGCCGCGCAACGAGCGGGTGGGGGTCTCCGACAGCGCGCAGCGACTGCTCGGGCAGATCCGCTCGCAGTTGGAGTACCGCCCGATCGCCGACATCCTGCAAGAGCTGCCCCGGCACATGGACGGCGTGCAGGAGGCGACCAGTGCGACCTCGGAGGCCGTGCGGCAGCGCTACTTCCCCACGAACTCGGCTCCGAGCTGGATCGGAGAGAGTGCGTGA
- a CDS encoding transglutaminase family protein — translation MNRLRIRHVTGYRYEGEVQASYNEARMLPVSSEGQFVLHSSLDIAPVSSSHNYVDYWGTRVSSFEVLTPHTELSLTATSLVEVRNRAHTPHVVDWSLLADAATTSTTYVEQNKQTKLTEPSPDLAALAAEIAARHVSPCEAALEICAEIGRQVEYVQGVTGVQSTSREAWLDKRGVCQDITHIAIGALRSVGIPARYVSGYLHPKPDAEIGETIAGESHAWVEWFCGDWRGFDPTNSIDIGERHVIVGRGRDYNDVAPLRGVYAGPFGSQLFVTVEITRES, via the coding sequence GTGAACCGCTTACGCATCCGGCACGTCACCGGGTATCGCTACGAGGGAGAAGTGCAGGCCTCCTACAACGAGGCCCGGATGCTCCCGGTCTCGTCGGAGGGTCAGTTCGTGCTGCATTCCTCGCTCGACATCGCCCCTGTGTCGTCGTCGCACAACTACGTCGACTACTGGGGCACCCGCGTCTCCTCGTTCGAGGTGCTGACCCCGCACACGGAGCTCTCGCTCACCGCCACCTCCCTCGTGGAAGTGCGCAACCGGGCGCACACGCCGCACGTGGTCGACTGGTCGCTCCTGGCCGATGCCGCCACGACCTCGACGACCTACGTCGAGCAGAACAAGCAGACCAAGCTGACCGAACCGTCACCCGACCTCGCGGCACTCGCCGCGGAGATCGCGGCCCGGCACGTGTCGCCCTGCGAGGCGGCGCTGGAGATCTGCGCCGAGATCGGGCGGCAGGTCGAATACGTGCAGGGCGTCACCGGGGTGCAGTCGACCTCGCGCGAGGCCTGGCTCGACAAGCGCGGTGTCTGTCAGGACATCACGCACATCGCCATCGGCGCCCTGCGTTCGGTCGGCATTCCCGCCCGCTACGTCTCGGGCTACCTGCACCCGAAGCCCGACGCCGAGATCGGCGAGACCATCGCCGGAGAATCCCACGCCTGGGTGGAGTGGTTCTGCGGAGACTGGCGGGGTTTCGACCCGACGAACTCGATCGACATCGGTGAGCGCCACGTCATCGTCGGTCGCGGTCGCGACTACAACGACGTGGCGCCCCTCCGGGGTGTCTACGCCGGACCCTTCGGGTCTCAGCTCTTCGTGACGGTGGAGATCACGCGCGAGTCGTGA
- a CDS encoding cell wall-binding repeat-containing protein translates to MNRSLILTNRLLSGAIAATILAGSLVTGAAGAALAAPPPSSGRSTTVVPDPFVERIGGADRFAVSAAISAHTFEPMVPVVYIASGEVFPDALSASAAAGAEGGVVLLTKRDAIPTPVATELRRLKPQRIVVLGGSDTVAPEVETALRAFSTMVDRIAGADRFAVSARVSASVFGSHRPVAYIASGSVYPDALSGSAAAGRLGGPVLLVGKDAIPTLVADELRRLAPAKIVVLGGVNTISETVKAELQTMGTTSRIDGVDRFAVSAAISAGVFPPGVPTVYVASGAGYADALSGGAAAIANAGPVLLVTADTVPGAVAAELDRLKPRRIVVLGGPSSISDSTMEKLRTYLRR, encoded by the coding sequence ATGAACAGATCACTCATACTCACCAACCGTCTCCTCTCCGGCGCGATCGCCGCAACGATCCTCGCCGGAAGCCTCGTCACCGGGGCGGCCGGCGCCGCCTTGGCCGCGCCTCCGCCCTCCAGCGGCCGCAGTACCACCGTCGTTCCCGACCCCTTCGTCGAACGGATCGGCGGCGCCGACCGCTTCGCCGTCTCCGCGGCGATCTCGGCCCACACCTTCGAGCCCATGGTTCCCGTCGTCTACATCGCGTCGGGCGAGGTCTTTCCCGACGCCCTCTCCGCCTCGGCCGCGGCGGGCGCAGAAGGAGGTGTCGTGCTGCTCACCAAACGGGATGCCATCCCCACTCCCGTGGCGACCGAACTACGACGGCTGAAGCCGCAGCGCATCGTGGTGCTCGGTGGCTCCGACACGGTCGCACCCGAAGTCGAGACGGCCCTGCGGGCCTTCTCGACCATGGTCGACCGGATCGCGGGCGCAGACCGCTTCGCGGTGTCCGCCCGCGTGTCGGCGAGCGTGTTCGGCTCGCATCGACCGGTCGCCTACATCGCGTCAGGTTCCGTGTACCCGGATGCCCTCTCCGGCTCGGCGGCGGCAGGTCGGCTCGGTGGCCCCGTGCTGCTGGTCGGCAAAGACGCCATCCCCACTCTCGTCGCGGATGAACTACGACGGCTGGCGCCGGCGAAGATCGTCGTGCTGGGCGGGGTGAACACCATCTCGGAGACCGTGAAAGCCGAACTCCAGACGATGGGCACGACGAGTCGCATCGACGGCGTCGACCGATTCGCGGTCTCCGCGGCGATCTCCGCCGGAGTCTTTCCGCCCGGCGTTCCCACCGTCTACGTCGCCTCGGGCGCCGGCTACGCCGACGCCCTGTCGGGAGGGGCCGCGGCGATCGCGAACGCGGGCCCGGTGCTGCTCGTCACCGCCGACACCGTGCCGGGCGCAGTGGCCGCCGAACTCGACCGGCTGAAACCCCGCCGGATCGTGGTGCTCGGCGGGCCGTCATCCATCTCCGACAGCACGATGGAGAAGCTGAGAACCTACCTGCGTCGATGA
- a CDS encoding alpha/beta hydrolase has translation MPQEPAEPRPDRAAHPSAHFTARFTDEVGVEITYYGWTIPAPKAVVQISHGVGEHGRRYSAVAAELNDAGYSVYAADQRGHGATGLAQHQNDRSQLGRLGEGGLRATVDDVRQLGIQIAREHPDVPLILLGHSWGSLLVQKLVNTPALRHYAGVVLTGTAYRMPGHMDGGDLTRNHRPSKGEGNGFEWLSRDVAAQERAAGDDLMFPAEVLKLFGLRDALRLYGRPAKRLSADVPLLIMVGSDDTLGGERSAQKLRDAYRRRSRLSDVELIVYPDARHEVLNESNRDDVVSELVAWLDRHVVPVAEH, from the coding sequence ATGCCGCAGGAGCCAGCCGAGCCGCGACCCGACCGCGCCGCGCATCCGTCAGCCCACTTCACCGCACGGTTCACCGACGAGGTGGGTGTCGAGATCACCTACTACGGGTGGACGATCCCGGCCCCGAAGGCCGTCGTGCAGATCTCCCACGGCGTCGGCGAGCACGGCCGCCGATACTCCGCCGTCGCCGCCGAGCTCAACGACGCCGGTTACAGCGTCTACGCCGCCGACCAGCGCGGCCACGGCGCGACCGGCCTCGCTCAGCACCAGAACGATCGCTCGCAACTCGGCCGACTCGGCGAGGGCGGTCTGCGGGCCACGGTCGACGACGTGCGTCAGCTCGGCATCCAGATCGCGCGCGAGCATCCCGACGTTCCACTCATCCTGCTCGGCCACAGTTGGGGCAGCCTCCTGGTGCAGAAGCTCGTCAACACCCCCGCCCTCCGGCATTACGCCGGAGTCGTGCTCACGGGCACGGCCTACCGCATGCCCGGCCACATGGACGGCGGCGACCTCACCCGAAACCACCGCCCCTCCAAGGGCGAAGGCAACGGCTTCGAGTGGCTGAGCCGCGACGTCGCCGCCCAGGAGCGCGCCGCCGGCGACGACCTGATGTTCCCCGCCGAGGTGCTGAAACTCTTCGGACTCCGCGACGCGCTCCGCCTGTACGGTCGCCCCGCCAAGCGGCTGAGCGCCGACGTTCCGCTGCTCATCATGGTGGGCTCCGACGACACCCTGGGCGGCGAACGCAGCGCGCAGAAGCTCCGCGACGCCTACCGCCGACGCTCGCGACTCAGCGACGTCGAACTCATCGTGTACCCGGATGCTCGCCACGAGGTGCTCAACGAGAGCAATCGCGACGACGTGGTGAGCGAGCTGGTGGCGTGGCTCGATCGGCACGTCGTGCCGGTGGCGGAACACTAG
- a CDS encoding alpha/beta hydrolase-fold protein: MDAILGLDIINGPLIWVVFALSAAAFVYLLVRPPRIRWVLTALIGLLGGALVAFGAIAVVEALNLFGVPLTVQTDAWIVATFAAMGLAVVNLWRSRWWRKVIAVVGIVLFAASGTLGINAYFGLNPTLAALLGITIENPIDIDNKPNPTPTGSPDPDTAGKPLYESWTPPADMPATGKTGTQVIPATASGFSSRPAGIYLPPAAQVPNAPELPLVILMMGQPGNPDVQYIATVLDEYAAKNKGLAPIVIVADQLGSPDVDPVCADTAKLGNAETFITQDVPAWARANLRIDQDPAHWVIAGYSNGGGCAFKYGAKYPELWGNVLDISGEEYPGSEEPDQVIANLFGGDAAAFEAQKPEAILKSGDHKYPDTTAIFTVGGNDPTFIPEAQGSSEAALAAGWKTTYYVIPGAGHVVDALEGGFEKGFEILYPRLGLSAPTG; encoded by the coding sequence ATGGACGCGATCCTCGGCCTCGACATCATCAATGGCCCTCTGATCTGGGTCGTCTTCGCCCTCAGCGCTGCCGCCTTCGTCTACCTCCTCGTGCGCCCACCGCGCATCCGTTGGGTGCTGACCGCCCTCATCGGACTGCTCGGCGGCGCGCTCGTGGCCTTCGGCGCCATCGCCGTCGTCGAGGCACTCAACCTCTTCGGCGTGCCACTCACGGTGCAGACGGATGCCTGGATCGTCGCCACCTTCGCCGCCATGGGCCTCGCCGTGGTGAATCTCTGGCGCTCGCGGTGGTGGCGCAAAGTCATCGCCGTCGTCGGGATCGTGCTGTTCGCGGCATCCGGAACTCTCGGAATCAACGCCTATTTCGGACTCAACCCCACGCTCGCAGCCCTTCTCGGCATCACGATCGAGAACCCGATCGACATCGACAACAAGCCGAACCCGACACCCACCGGCAGCCCCGACCCCGACACCGCGGGCAAGCCCCTTTACGAGTCCTGGACTCCGCCGGCCGACATGCCGGCCACCGGAAAGACGGGCACGCAGGTCATCCCGGCCACCGCATCCGGGTTCTCCAGCCGGCCCGCGGGAATCTACCTGCCGCCTGCCGCGCAAGTGCCGAACGCGCCCGAGCTGCCGCTGGTGATCTTGATGATGGGGCAGCCCGGCAACCCTGACGTGCAGTACATCGCCACCGTGCTCGACGAATACGCCGCGAAGAACAAGGGCCTCGCCCCGATCGTGATCGTCGCCGACCAGCTGGGGAGCCCCGACGTCGACCCGGTGTGCGCCGACACGGCGAAGCTCGGCAACGCCGAGACCTTCATCACGCAAGACGTGCCGGCTTGGGCCCGCGCGAACCTCCGCATCGACCAAGACCCGGCGCACTGGGTGATCGCGGGCTACTCCAACGGCGGCGGATGCGCGTTCAAGTACGGCGCGAAGTACCCCGAGCTCTGGGGCAACGTGCTCGACATCTCGGGCGAGGAGTACCCCGGATCGGAGGAGCCCGACCAGGTGATCGCCAACCTCTTCGGGGGCGATGCCGCTGCGTTCGAGGCGCAGAAGCCCGAGGCCATCCTGAAGTCGGGCGACCACAAGTACCCCGACACCACCGCGATCTTCACGGTCGGCGGCAACGACCCCACGTTCATCCCCGAGGCCCAGGGGTCGTCGGAGGCCGCGCTGGCCGCGGGCTGGAAGACCACCTACTACGTCATCCCCGGCGCCGGACACGTGGTCGATGCGCTCGAGGGCGGCTTCGAGAAGGGCTTCGAGATCCTCTACCCGCGCTTGGGCCTCTCAGCTCCGACCGGCTAA
- a CDS encoding glycoside hydrolase family 65 protein → MNPIASDPLDRTQFPLDEWALTEAEFHTATQGRTETLFSVGNGYLGMRGNFEEGHKAYAEGTFINGFHDTWTIRHAEEAYGFARVGQTIVNAPDARVIRLYVDDEPFVVADADTIEYSRRLDFRTGVLERVVEWRTPSGKRVLIRSRRLVSFTDRHLAVIDYEVTMLDSDASVLISSQILNRQDRVDEFTVVSATNGAQGAAGSIPDPRKANGFGDRVLLPRVKWINEGRYVLGYRTAHSDMTIAVGAEHHLETENEWDESAQIDDDIAKHVYRVRAKAGQRIRLVKTIAYHTSSTVPTTELADRANRTLDRIRESPIEEVFDRQREWLDDFWERADIVVAGEPDVQQAIRWNLFQLAQATARTDGGGIAAKGVSGSGYGGHYFWDTEIYVLPFLTYTSPQVARNALRFRLGMLDAARDRAVELNQRGALFPWRTINGLESSAYYAAGTAQYHIDADISHALSQYVAATGDEDFLCRGAIDILVETARMWADLGFWRGHGAEGETFHIHGVTGPDEYTTVVNDNLFTNVMARANLRAAVRQTRKMRQTAPDAYTRMVKRLDLQEDEVLEWATAAEAMHILFDDELGIHPQDSQFLEKELWDLENTPASKRPLLLHFHPLVIYRFQVIKQADVVLALFLQGDEFTTAEKRADFEYYDALTTGDSTLSASTQSIIAAEVGYRELALGYFRAALFVDLGDLHNNTADGIHVASTGGVWSALAFGFGGMRDYLGTFTFDPRLPEEWTSLVFHVTIHGSQIEVDLRQDRMTFTIEHGTAVVVHVRGERIEVGPGAPVTVALADDRPSIEGAPTTSDIEGTMRADGSVITASMPTIVAEHDEPDAFVGMD, encoded by the coding sequence ATGAATCCGATCGCCTCCGATCCGCTCGACCGCACCCAATTCCCGCTCGACGAATGGGCGCTCACCGAGGCGGAGTTCCACACTGCGACCCAGGGGCGCACGGAGACGCTGTTCTCCGTCGGCAACGGCTACCTCGGCATGCGCGGCAACTTCGAAGAGGGGCACAAGGCCTACGCCGAGGGCACCTTCATCAACGGCTTCCACGACACCTGGACCATCCGGCACGCCGAAGAGGCCTACGGCTTCGCGCGCGTCGGCCAGACCATCGTGAACGCCCCGGATGCTCGCGTCATCCGCCTCTACGTCGACGACGAGCCCTTCGTGGTGGCCGACGCCGACACCATCGAGTACTCGCGCCGGCTCGACTTCCGCACCGGCGTGCTCGAGCGCGTGGTGGAGTGGCGCACACCCTCGGGCAAGCGGGTGCTCATCCGCTCGCGTCGCCTCGTCTCGTTCACCGACCGCCACCTCGCCGTGATCGACTACGAGGTCACGATGCTCGACTCGGATGCGTCGGTGCTGATCTCGAGCCAGATCCTCAACCGTCAAGACCGGGTCGACGAGTTCACGGTGGTCTCCGCCACCAACGGTGCCCAAGGGGCCGCCGGCTCGATCCCCGATCCGCGGAAGGCGAACGGTTTCGGCGACCGCGTGCTGCTGCCGCGGGTCAAGTGGATCAACGAGGGCCGCTATGTGCTGGGCTACCGCACCGCGCACTCGGACATGACGATCGCGGTCGGGGCGGAGCACCACCTCGAGACCGAGAACGAGTGGGACGAGTCGGCGCAGATCGACGACGACATCGCGAAGCACGTCTATCGCGTGCGTGCGAAGGCCGGTCAGCGCATCCGTCTGGTCAAGACCATCGCCTACCACACCTCGTCCACCGTGCCCACGACCGAGCTGGCCGACCGCGCGAACCGCACGCTCGACCGCATCCGGGAGTCACCGATCGAGGAGGTCTTCGATCGTCAGCGCGAGTGGCTCGACGACTTCTGGGAGCGCGCCGACATCGTCGTGGCGGGCGAGCCCGACGTGCAGCAGGCCATCCGCTGGAACCTGTTCCAGCTGGCCCAGGCGACCGCCCGCACCGACGGCGGCGGCATCGCGGCGAAGGGCGTCTCGGGCTCGGGCTACGGCGGCCACTACTTCTGGGACACCGAGATCTACGTGCTCCCCTTCCTCACCTACACCTCACCGCAGGTGGCCCGGAACGCGCTGCGCTTCCGGCTCGGCATGCTCGACGCCGCCCGTGACCGCGCGGTGGAGCTGAACCAGCGCGGAGCCCTCTTCCCGTGGCGCACCATCAACGGCCTCGAGTCGTCGGCCTATTACGCGGCCGGCACCGCGCAGTACCACATCGACGCCGACATCTCCCACGCGCTCTCGCAATACGTGGCGGCCACGGGCGACGAGGACTTCCTCTGCCGCGGCGCCATCGACATCCTCGTCGAGACCGCGCGGATGTGGGCCGACCTCGGCTTCTGGCGAGGCCACGGCGCCGAGGGCGAGACCTTCCACATCCACGGCGTCACGGGCCCCGACGAGTACACCACCGTCGTGAACGACAACCTCTTCACCAACGTGATGGCGCGGGCGAACCTCCGCGCAGCGGTGCGGCAGACGCGCAAGATGCGGCAGACCGCCCCGGATGCCTACACGCGGATGGTGAAGCGGCTCGACCTGCAGGAGGACGAGGTGCTCGAGTGGGCGACCGCGGCCGAAGCCATGCACATCCTGTTCGACGACGAGCTCGGCATCCACCCGCAGGACTCGCAGTTCCTTGAGAAGGAACTCTGGGACCTCGAGAACACCCCGGCCTCCAAGCGTCCGCTGCTGCTGCACTTCCACCCGCTCGTGATCTACCGCTTCCAGGTGATCAAGCAGGCCGACGTGGTGCTCGCCCTCTTCTTGCAGGGCGACGAGTTCACCACCGCCGAGAAGCGCGCCGACTTCGAGTACTACGACGCCCTCACCACGGGCGACTCGACTCTGTCGGCGTCGACGCAGTCGATCATCGCGGCCGAAGTGGGCTACCGCGAGCTCGCGCTCGGCTACTTCCGGGCGGCGCTGTTCGTCGACCTCGGCGACCTGCACAACAACACGGCCGACGGCATCCACGTCGCCTCCACCGGCGGGGTGTGGAGCGCGCTCGCCTTCGGTTTCGGCGGCATGCGCGACTACCTCGGCACGTTCACCTTCGATCCGCGATTGCCCGAGGAGTGGACGTCGCTCGTCTTCCACGTCACGATCCACGGCTCGCAGATCGAGGTCGATCTGCGGCAGGACCGCATGACCTTCACGATCGAGCACGGCACCGCCGTGGTCGTGCACGTGCGGGGCGAGCGGATCGAGGTGGGCCCGGGCGCCCCGGTGACGGTCGCGCTGGCCGACGACCGCCCGTCGATCGAGGGTGCGCCCACCACCTCCGACATCGAGGGCACGATGCGCGCCGACGGTTCGGTGATCACCGCCTCGATGCCGACGATCGTGGCCGAACACGACGAGCCCGACGCCTTCGTGGGCATGGATTAG
- a CDS encoding HAD family hydrolase codes for MTSTVTRDVSRLATARAILFDLDGVLTPTVDAHRRAWARLFTPYLESHGVPAYTDDDYFLYIDGKPRVDGVRTMLQARGLSLPEGSPTDAPGAPTIWGLGNKKNSEFEAELTERGIAAYPGSLVFLAAALGAGYQVAVVSSSRNAVPVLEAAGIRNRFEVVVDGERAAAEGLPGKPAPDTYQRAAELLGLTPEECVVVEDAHSGVQAGRDGAFGLVVGVDRGVGAQELLDSGADIVVNDLDELVSALR; via the coding sequence ATGACCTCCACCGTCACCCGCGACGTGAGCCGCCTCGCCACGGCCCGCGCGATCCTGTTCGACCTCGACGGGGTGCTCACTCCTACCGTCGACGCGCACCGCCGCGCCTGGGCGCGACTGTTCACTCCGTATCTCGAGTCGCACGGCGTTCCGGCCTACACCGACGACGACTATTTCCTCTACATCGACGGAAAGCCGCGGGTCGACGGCGTTCGCACCATGCTCCAGGCGCGAGGCCTGTCGCTGCCCGAAGGCAGCCCGACCGACGCGCCCGGCGCGCCCACCATCTGGGGTCTCGGCAACAAGAAGAACAGCGAGTTCGAAGCCGAGTTGACCGAACGCGGCATAGCCGCCTACCCCGGTTCCCTGGTGTTCCTCGCCGCTGCCCTCGGGGCCGGTTACCAGGTGGCCGTGGTGTCGAGTTCACGCAACGCCGTGCCCGTGCTCGAGGCCGCCGGCATCCGCAACCGCTTCGAGGTGGTCGTCGATGGCGAGCGCGCCGCGGCCGAGGGCCTGCCCGGCAAGCCCGCGCCCGACACCTACCAGCGGGCTGCCGAGTTGCTCGGGCTCACCCCCGAGGAGTGCGTCGTGGTGGAAGACGCGCATTCCGGCGTGCAGGCCGGCCGCGACGGCGCCTTCGGGCTCGTCGTCGGCGTCGACCGCGGAGTGGGCGCCCAAGAGCTGCTCGACTCCGGCGCCGACATCGTGGTGAACGACCTGGACGAGCTCGTCTCCGCCCTTCGGTGA
- a CDS encoding EthD family reductase, with translation MPTKITLVIDNPSDVAAFESDYTEIAALAHTLPGLRRLESAKVWPKEDGTPTPAHRTLDLYFDSYDDASAAVTTPEAGQLFQRLGGTGTTFMGLFSDIEES, from the coding sequence ATGCCCACGAAGATCACCCTCGTCATCGACAACCCGTCCGACGTCGCCGCATTCGAGAGCGACTACACCGAGATCGCGGCCCTCGCGCACACGCTCCCCGGGCTGCGACGACTCGAATCGGCCAAAGTATGGCCGAAGGAAGACGGCACGCCGACCCCCGCGCATCGCACGCTCGACCTCTATTTCGACAGCTACGACGACGCCTCCGCCGCGGTCACGACACCCGAGGCCGGACAATTGTTCCAGCGACTCGGCGGAACCGGAACCACGTTCATGGGCCTGTTCTCCGACATCGAGGAGAGCTGA
- a CDS encoding lipoate--protein ligase family protein yields MHGEYKVPGGKLVVVDLDDIEGRIRNFRLAGDFFLEPDDALPLIDEAVNGLPSDSDAATIAAAVQAALPEGAVLLGFSPEAVAVAIRRSLAKASSWNDYDWQLIHSGSESPQMQLALDEVLAVEVGVGRRQPTLRIWEWNEPAVVIGSFQSVKNEVDLDNAEKYGFEVVRRISGGGAMFMDANAVVTYSIYAPAALVQGMSFADSYAFLDEWVITALKSLGIEAVYQPLNDISSAKGKIGGAAQKRLGNGAVLHHATMSYDMDGEKMVQVLRIGREKMSDKGTKSAAKRVDPLRSQTGLSRAEIIDRLITTFTGLYGATPSEITPEERAAAEQLVASKFSTPEWIGRVP; encoded by the coding sequence ATGCACGGTGAATACAAGGTGCCCGGCGGCAAGCTCGTCGTGGTCGACCTCGACGACATCGAGGGCCGCATCCGCAATTTCCGGCTCGCCGGCGACTTCTTCCTCGAACCGGATGACGCGCTGCCGCTGATCGACGAGGCCGTGAACGGCCTGCCCTCCGACAGCGATGCGGCCACGATCGCCGCCGCGGTGCAGGCCGCGTTGCCGGAGGGGGCGGTGCTTCTCGGGTTCTCGCCGGAGGCGGTGGCGGTCGCCATCCGCCGGTCGCTCGCGAAGGCGAGCAGTTGGAACGACTACGACTGGCAGCTGATCCATTCCGGTTCCGAGAGCCCGCAGATGCAACTCGCGCTCGACGAGGTGCTGGCCGTCGAGGTGGGCGTGGGACGGCGCCAGCCCACCCTCCGCATCTGGGAGTGGAACGAGCCGGCCGTGGTGATCGGCAGCTTCCAGTCGGTGAAGAACGAGGTCGACCTCGACAACGCCGAGAAGTACGGCTTCGAGGTGGTGCGCCGCATCTCGGGCGGCGGAGCCATGTTCATGGATGCGAACGCCGTCGTCACGTACTCCATCTACGCGCCGGCCGCGCTCGTGCAGGGCATGAGCTTCGCCGACTCCTACGCCTTCCTCGACGAATGGGTCATCACCGCGTTGAAGTCGCTCGGCATCGAAGCCGTCTACCAGCCGCTCAACGACATCTCCTCAGCGAAGGGCAAGATCGGCGGCGCGGCGCAGAAGCGTCTCGGCAATGGCGCGGTGCTCCACCACGCCACCATGAGCTACGACATGGACGGCGAGAAGATGGTGCAGGTGCTGCGCATCGGCCGTGAGAAGATGAGCGACAAGGGCACGAAGTCGGCCGCCAAGCGGGTCGATCCGCTGCGCAGCCAGACCGGGCTCTCGCGGGCCGAGATCATCGACCGCCTGATCACGACGTTCACGGGGCTCTACGGAGCGACGCCGTCGGAGATCACTCCCGAAGAGCGCGCGGCTGCCGAGCAGCTCGTCGCGTCGAAGTTCAGCACCCCAGAATGGATCGGACGCGTACCGTGA
- a CDS encoding heme-binding protein, with protein sequence MSESTPLPEYTVAGLEAVPSLDLPAFSRADAYELGTIAAGLIRERGLNLAVDVVLDDDLVFRAKVGPKTGPGNDPWLAGKAAVARYFGVPSLLVRLRHEAAGTRFEDINDPNIDHATMKAHGGSIPIFADGVPVGTITTSGEVDVVDHQLAADAVAVFRERFAS encoded by the coding sequence GTGAGCGAGAGCACCCCTCTTCCCGAATACACGGTCGCCGGTCTCGAGGCCGTTCCGAGCCTCGACCTTCCCGCGTTCAGCCGGGCGGATGCCTATGAGCTGGGCACGATCGCGGCCGGACTCATCCGGGAGCGCGGCCTGAACCTCGCGGTCGACGTGGTGCTCGACGACGACCTGGTGTTCCGGGCGAAGGTCGGCCCGAAGACCGGGCCCGGCAACGACCCGTGGCTCGCCGGCAAGGCGGCGGTGGCGCGGTACTTCGGTGTTCCGTCACTCCTGGTGCGCCTACGCCACGAAGCAGCCGGAACGCGCTTCGAAGACATCAACGACCCGAACATCGACCACGCGACCATGAAGGCGCACGGCGGCTCGATCCCGATCTTCGCCGACGGCGTGCCCGTCGGCACCATCACCACCTCGGGTGAGGTCGACGTCGTCGACCACCAGCTGGCGGCGGATGCGGTGGCCGTGTTCCGGGAGCGCTTCGCCTCCTGA